One part of the Arabidopsis thaliana chromosome 1 sequence genome encodes these proteins:
- a CDS encoding RNA-binding (RRM/RBD/RNP motifs) family protein (RNA-binding (RRM/RBD/RNP motifs) family protein; FUNCTIONS IN: RNA binding, nucleotide binding, nucleic acid binding; INVOLVED IN: biological_process unknown; LOCATED IN: cellular_component unknown; CONTAINS InterPro DOMAIN/s: RNA recognition motif, RNP-1 (InterPro:IPR000504), Nucleotide-binding, alpha-beta plait (InterPro:IPR012677); BEST Arabidopsis thaliana protein match is: RNA-binding (RRM/RBD/RNP motifs) family protein (TAIR:AT1G22910.2); Has 6684 Blast hits to 6582 proteins in 1312 species: Archae - 0; Bacteria - 3263; Metazoa - 486; Fungi - 360; Plants - 2166; Viruses - 0; Other Eukaryotes - 409 (source: NCBI BLink).), translating to MEDTTFTKVFVGGLAWETHKVSLRNYFEQFGDIVEAVVITDKSSGRSKGYGFVTFCDPEAAQKACVDPAPVIDGRRANCNLAAFGVQRSKPSSPIHGHVGGRGMKVTSPFKTHFGTAATAIPSPLPFSHYTLPYTNPFGFSSYSMDYNYPTQSYYNVYGGATAQHPMYGSGPMTGVAAAPAAGFYPYLQFAEGNGPVTGYAPLHYPNHMFHYSAPGGNYPHHNGSPVSLAPSPVIPSVCFAVPQA from the exons ATGGAAGACACAACATTTACCAAAGTGTTCGTTGGAGGATTAGCTTGGGAAACACACAAAGTCTCTCTCAGGAATTACTTTGAACAGTTTGGTGACATTGTTGAAGCTGTCGTTATCACTGATAAATCTAGTGGTAGATCTAAAGGCTATGGCTTt gttACTTTTTGTGATCCGGAAGCAGCTCAGAAAGCTTGTGTAGATCCAGCTCCTGTTATTGATGGAAGAAGAGCTAATTGTAATCTTGCTGCTTTTGGTGTTCAGAGATCCAAACCTTCTTCTCCTATTCATG GACATGTAGGAGGAAGAGGCATGAAGGTGACTAGCCCTTTCAAGACACACTTTGGGACCGCGGCTACTGCTATTCCTTCCCCACTTCCATTCTCCCACTACACACTTCCTTACACTAATCCTTTTGG GTTCTCTTCATACTCAATGGATTACAATTACCCCACG CAGAGCTATTACAATGTTTATGGAGGGGCAACTGCTCAGCATCCAATGTATGGAAGCGGACCAATGACTGGTGTAGCAGCAGCACCAGCAGCAGGGTTCTACCCATATCTCCAGTTTGCTGAAGGAAATGGACCTGTCACTGGTTATGCTCCCCTCCACTACCCCAACCACATGTTTCACTATTCTGCTCCCGGGGGAAACTACCCGCATCACAATGGTTCACCAGTGTCTCTTGCACCTTCACCAGTCATACCATCAG TTTGCTTTGCAGTTCCACAGGCTTGA
- a CDS encoding RNA-binding (RRM/RBD/RNP motifs) family protein, which yields MEDTTFTKVFVGGLAWETHKVSLRNYFEQFGDIVEAVVITDKSSGRSKGYGFVTFCDPEAAQKACVDPAPVIDGRRANCNLAAFGVQRSKPSSPIHGHVGGRGMKVTSPFKTHFGTAATAIPSPLPFSHYTLPYTNPFGFSSYSMDYNYPTQSYYNVYGGATAQHPMYGSGPMTGVAAAPAAGFYPYLQFAEGNGPVTGYAPLHYPNHMFHYSAPGGNYPHHNGSPVSLAPSPVIPSVPQA from the exons ATGGAAGACACAACATTTACCAAAGTGTTCGTTGGAGGATTAGCTTGGGAAACACACAAAGTCTCTCTCAGGAATTACTTTGAACAGTTTGGTGACATTGTTGAAGCTGTCGTTATCACTGATAAATCTAGTGGTAGATCTAAAGGCTATGGCTTt gttACTTTTTGTGATCCGGAAGCAGCTCAGAAAGCTTGTGTAGATCCAGCTCCTGTTATTGATGGAAGAAGAGCTAATTGTAATCTTGCTGCTTTTGGTGTTCAGAGATCCAAACCTTCTTCTCCTATTCATG GACATGTAGGAGGAAGAGGCATGAAGGTGACTAGCCCTTTCAAGACACACTTTGGGACCGCGGCTACTGCTATTCCTTCCCCACTTCCATTCTCCCACTACACACTTCCTTACACTAATCCTTTTGG GTTCTCTTCATACTCAATGGATTACAATTACCCCACG CAGAGCTATTACAATGTTTATGGAGGGGCAACTGCTCAGCATCCAATGTATGGAAGCGGACCAATGACTGGTGTAGCAGCAGCACCAGCAGCAGGGTTCTACCCATATCTCCAGTTTGCTGAAGGAAATGGACCTGTCACTGGTTATGCTCCCCTCCACTACCCCAACCACATGTTTCACTATTCTGCTCCCGGGGGAAACTACCCGCATCACAATGGTTCACCAGTGTCTCTTGCACCTTCACCAGTCATACCATCAG TTCCACAGGCTTGA
- a CDS encoding RNA-binding (RRM/RBD/RNP motifs) family protein (RNA-binding (RRM/RBD/RNP motifs) family protein; FUNCTIONS IN: RNA binding, nucleotide binding, nucleic acid binding; INVOLVED IN: biological_process unknown; LOCATED IN: cellular_component unknown; CONTAINS InterPro DOMAIN/s: RNA recognition motif, RNP-1 (InterPro:IPR000504), Nucleotide-binding, alpha-beta plait (InterPro:IPR012677); BEST Arabidopsis thaliana protein match is: RNA-binding (RRM/RBD/RNP motifs) family protein (TAIR:AT1G22910.2); Has 35333 Blast hits to 34131 proteins in 2444 species: Archae - 798; Bacteria - 22429; Metazoa - 974; Fungi - 991; Plants - 531; Viruses - 0; Other Eukaryotes - 9610 (source: NCBI BLink).), which yields MEDTTFTKVFVGGLAWETHKVSLRNYFEQFGDIVEAVVITDKSSGRSKGYGFVTFCDPEAAQKACVDPAPVIDGRRANCNLAAFGVQRSKPSSPIHGHVGGRGMKVTSPFKTHFGTAATAIPSPLPFSHYTLPYTNPFGFSSYSMDYNYPTSYYNVYGGATAQHPMYGSGPMTGVAAAPAAGFYPYLQFAEGNGPVTGYAPLHYPNHMFHYSAPGGNYPHHNGSPVSLAPSPVIPSVCFAVPQA from the exons ATGGAAGACACAACATTTACCAAAGTGTTCGTTGGAGGATTAGCTTGGGAAACACACAAAGTCTCTCTCAGGAATTACTTTGAACAGTTTGGTGACATTGTTGAAGCTGTCGTTATCACTGATAAATCTAGTGGTAGATCTAAAGGCTATGGCTTt gttACTTTTTGTGATCCGGAAGCAGCTCAGAAAGCTTGTGTAGATCCAGCTCCTGTTATTGATGGAAGAAGAGCTAATTGTAATCTTGCTGCTTTTGGTGTTCAGAGATCCAAACCTTCTTCTCCTATTCATG GACATGTAGGAGGAAGAGGCATGAAGGTGACTAGCCCTTTCAAGACACACTTTGGGACCGCGGCTACTGCTATTCCTTCCCCACTTCCATTCTCCCACTACACACTTCCTTACACTAATCCTTTTGG GTTCTCTTCATACTCAATGGATTACAATTACCCCACG AGCTATTACAATGTTTATGGAGGGGCAACTGCTCAGCATCCAATGTATGGAAGCGGACCAATGACTGGTGTAGCAGCAGCACCAGCAGCAGGGTTCTACCCATATCTCCAGTTTGCTGAAGGAAATGGACCTGTCACTGGTTATGCTCCCCTCCACTACCCCAACCACATGTTTCACTATTCTGCTCCCGGGGGAAACTACCCGCATCACAATGGTTCACCAGTGTCTCTTGCACCTTCACCAGTCATACCATCAG TTTGCTTTGCAGTTCCACAGGCTTGA
- a CDS encoding SNARE-like superfamily protein: MGSIQNTVHYCCVSRDNQIMYAYNNAGDHRNNESLAALCLEKTPPFHKWYFETRGRSNKQDKKKGRDHAHSLRGIEIEEHRKSNDRGNVTECSNASSESATYVPRRGRSGGSQSIERKWRRQVKIVLAIDIAICLTLLGVWLAICHGIECTRS, translated from the exons ATGGGTTCAATCCAAAACACAGTTCACTACTGTTGTGTCTCAAGAGACAATCAGATTATGTACGCTTACAACAATGCCGGAGACCACCGCAACAACGAGAGTCTTGCAGCGTTATGCTTGGAAAAGACTCCACCTTTTCACAAGTGGTACTTCGAAACGAGGG GAAGATCCAACAAGCAAGATAAGAAGAAAGGGAGAGATCATGCGCACTCACTAAGAGGTATTGAGATAGAGGAACACCGAAAATCAAATGATAGAGGAAACGTAACAGAATGTTCTAATGCTTCATCTGAATCAGCAACGTATGTTCCAAGAAGGGGACGATCTGGTGGCTCTCAGAGCATTGAGAGGAAGTGGCGGCGTCAAGTGAAGATTGTTCTTGCCATTGATATAGCTATTTGCTTAACGCTGCTTGGTGTTTGGTTGGCTATTTGTCATGGCATTGAGTGTACACGTTCTTGA
- a CDS encoding SNARE-like superfamily protein (SNARE-like superfamily protein; INVOLVED IN: transport; EXPRESSED IN: inflorescence meristem, sepal, male gametophyte, petiole, carpel; EXPRESSED DURING: 4 anthesis; CONTAINS InterPro DOMAIN/s: Longin-like (InterPro:IPR011012); BEST Arabidopsis thaliana protein match is: SNARE-like superfamily protein (TAIR:AT4G10170.2); Has 265 Blast hits to 265 proteins in 22 species: Archae - 0; Bacteria - 0; Metazoa - 0; Fungi - 0; Plants - 265; Viruses - 0; Other Eukaryotes - 0 (source: NCBI BLink).): protein MGSIQNTVHYCCVSRDNQIMYAYNNAGDHRNNESLAALCLEKTPPFHKWYFETRGKKTFGFLMKDDFVYFAIVDDVFKKSSVLDFLEKLRDELKEANKKNSRGSFSGSISFSNVQDQIVRRLIASLEFDHTCLPLSSPSIDGAEQSYASNSKAPLLGRSNKQDKKKGRDHAHSLRGIEIEEHRKSNDRGNVTECSNASSESATYVPRRGRSGGSQSIERKWRRQVKIVLAIDIAICLTLLGVWLAICHGIECTRS, encoded by the coding sequence ATGGGTTCAATCCAAAACACAGTTCACTACTGTTGTGTCTCAAGAGACAATCAGATTATGTACGCTTACAACAATGCCGGAGACCACCGCAACAACGAGAGTCTTGCAGCGTTATGCTTGGAAAAGACTCCACCTTTTCACAAGTGGTACTTCGAAACGAGGGGTAAGAAGACTTTTGGATTCTTGATGAAAGATGACTTCGTTTATTTCGccattgttgatgatgttttcaagaaatctagcgttcttgattttcttgaaaaactGAGAGATGAGTTAAAAGAAGCTAATAAGAAGAATTCTAGAGGAAGTTTCTCTGGTAGTATCAGTTTTAGCAATGTTCAAGACCAAATTGTCCGAAGACTCATAGCTTCATTAGAGTTTGATCACACTTGTCTTCCATTATCATCACCTTCCATTGATGGTGCTGAACAAAGCTACGCATCTAACTCCAAAGCTCCTCTTTTAGGAAGATCCAACAAGCAAGATAAGAAGAAAGGGAGAGATCATGCGCACTCACTAAGAGGTATTGAGATAGAGGAACACCGAAAATCAAATGATAGAGGAAACGTAACAGAATGTTCTAATGCTTCATCTGAATCAGCAACGTATGTTCCAAGAAGGGGACGATCTGGTGGCTCTCAGAGCATTGAGAGGAAGTGGCGGCGTCAAGTGAAGATTGTTCTTGCCATTGATATAGCTATTTGCTTAACGCTGCTTGGTGTTTGGTTGGCTATTTGTCATGGCATTGAGTGTACACGTTCTTGA
- a CDS encoding RING/U-box superfamily protein (RING/U-box superfamily protein; FUNCTIONS IN: zinc ion binding; CONTAINS InterPro DOMAIN/s: Zinc finger, RING-type (InterPro:IPR001841), Zinc finger, C3HC4 RING-type (InterPro:IPR018957); BEST Arabidopsis thaliana protein match is: RING/U-box superfamily protein (TAIR:AT4G10150.1); Has 8909 Blast hits to 8880 proteins in 293 species: Archae - 0; Bacteria - 9; Metazoa - 2258; Fungi - 649; Plants - 4733; Viruses - 65; Other Eukaryotes - 1195 (source: NCBI BLink).), with amino-acid sequence MSYSNSNPENYSAATSSPELKLYQAFIFSVPICFTFIILFLFYLIYLRRSSSDLSSLGMRTTFIPGNSLSTIELGLSKELREMLPIVVFKESFTVMDSQCSVCLGDYQPNDKLQQIPVCKHTFHMDCIDLWLTSHTTCPLCRLALIPSRSRQSQDDPVPSLVSPDEEVSSQPESEPVNHRVVSTQPESEPVNHSGVSSQPESQPVVNHRGVSSQPESQPVNHINDGHEQQCDQDVEGFKEMEEDERNNIGTSSACCSCRTG; translated from the exons ATGTCTTATAGTAATTCAAACCCGGAAAATTATTCAGCTGCAACGAGCTCGCCGGAGCTTAAACTATATCAAGCATTTATCTTTTCTGTTCCAATTTGTTTCACATTTAttattctcttcttgttttacttGATCTACCTCCGTCGTAGTAGCTCTGATTTGTCTTCTCTTGGAATGCGAACTACTTTCATCCCCGGGAACTCTCTCTCCACG ATTGAATTAGGATTGAGCAAAGAGCTGAGAGAGATGCTTCCCATTGTTGTCTTTAAAGAGAGCTTCACCGTAATGGATTCACA ATGTTCAGTGTGCCTTGGGGACTATCAACCAAATGACAAGCTTCAACAGATCCCGGTATGTAAACACACTTTTCACATGGACTGCATTGATCTTTGGCTCACATCACATACCACTTGCCCTCTTTGCCGCCTCGCTCTAATCCCGAGTCGTTCCCGTCAAAGCCAAGATGATCCTGTTCCGAGTCTCGTAAGCCCTGATGAAGAAGTGTCGAGTCAACCAGAATCTGAGCCAGTAAACCACAGAGTAGTGTCGACTCAACCAGAATCTGAGCCAGTAAACCACAGTGGAGTCTCGAGTCAACCAGAATCTCAGCCAGTAGTAAACCACAGAGGAGTCTCGAGTCAACCGGAGTCTCAGCCAGTAAACCACATTAACGATGGCCATGAGCAGCAATGTGATCAAGATGTAGAGGGCTTTAAGGAAATGGAAGAGGACGAACGAAACAACATCGGGACATCGAGTGCTTGTTGTAGTTGTAGAACTGGTTAA